A genomic region of Caulobacter vibrioides contains the following coding sequences:
- the sufD gene encoding Fe-S cluster assembly protein SufD, translated as MTLSTALKTGDLSALPSRRDEDWRWTDLRGLLKTLPPAAPAHDGEVPAGPFAGLADAETVFVNGRRVTASDAASGVVALRFVALADKAAQGASHAIVVKPGESLVLLESHEGRAGAYVSDVALDIAVGEGASLERIVLVDDDAEAVNVVTAEVTLAPGAKFAQTVLTSGARRQRIETRVRHPGAHAQVRLDGAYLLDAQRHADLTSVVTHGGLDGVTSQLTKGMVTDQARGVFQGRIVVEKGADQTDARMGHHALILSDKAEIDAKPELLIFADDVSCAHGNTIGALDDEVLFYAEQRGIPEADAKAMLTVAFVGEVIERIAHDGARELAAAWVARKLGSDA; from the coding sequence ATGACCCTCTCCACCGCCCTCAAGACCGGCGACCTCTCGGCGCTGCCCTCGCGGCGCGACGAGGACTGGCGCTGGACCGACCTGCGGGGCCTGCTGAAGACCCTGCCGCCGGCCGCGCCGGCGCATGACGGGGAGGTTCCTGCCGGCCCGTTCGCCGGCCTGGCCGACGCCGAGACCGTGTTCGTCAACGGCCGCCGCGTGACGGCGTCCGACGCGGCCTCGGGTGTCGTTGCGTTGCGCTTCGTCGCCCTGGCCGATAAGGCCGCGCAGGGCGCGAGCCACGCCATCGTCGTGAAGCCCGGCGAAAGCCTGGTCCTGCTCGAAAGCCATGAGGGCCGCGCCGGGGCCTACGTCTCCGACGTCGCCCTGGACATCGCTGTGGGCGAGGGCGCCTCGCTGGAGCGGATCGTGCTGGTCGACGACGACGCCGAGGCTGTCAATGTCGTGACCGCCGAGGTGACGCTCGCCCCCGGCGCCAAGTTCGCCCAGACCGTGCTCACCTCCGGCGCGCGTCGCCAGCGGATCGAGACCCGCGTCCGTCATCCCGGCGCCCATGCGCAGGTTCGCCTGGACGGCGCCTATCTGCTGGACGCCCAGCGCCACGCCGATCTGACGAGCGTGGTCACCCATGGCGGCCTCGACGGCGTCACCAGCCAACTGACCAAGGGCATGGTCACCGACCAGGCGCGCGGTGTCTTTCAGGGCCGGATCGTCGTCGAGAAGGGCGCCGATCAGACCGACGCGCGGATGGGCCACCACGCCCTGATCCTGTCGGACAAGGCCGAGATCGACGCCAAGCCGGAGCTGCTGATCTTCGCCGACGACGTCTCCTGCGCCCACGGCAACACCATCGGCGCCCTGGACGACGAGGTGTTGTTCTACGCCGAGCAGCGCGGCATCCCCGAGGCCGACGCCAAGGCCATGCTGACCGTGGCCTTTGTCGGCGAGGTCATCGAGCGCATCGCCCATGACGGCGCTCGAGAGCTCGCCGCCGCCTGGGTCGCCCGCAAGCTGGGGAGCGACGCCTGA
- the sufC gene encoding Fe-S cluster assembly ATPase SufC, which yields MLKIQNLHARVEDKPILKGVTLDVPAGEVHAIMGPNGAGKSTLSYLLTGRDGYEVTEGSATLNGEDLLALEPNERAAKGLFLSFQYPLEIPGVPALTFIRTALNAQRRARGEDEIAAPAFLKLAKEKAASLKIDFEMLKRGLNVGFSGGEKKRMEILQMAMLSPKFLILDETDSGLDIDALKIVSEGVNALRSPERGMLVITHYQRLLDHIKPDKVHVLAAGRIVASGGPELALQLEAEGYDRIVGAAA from the coding sequence ATGCTTAAGATCCAAAACCTTCACGCCCGCGTCGAGGACAAGCCGATCCTGAAGGGCGTCACGCTGGACGTCCCGGCCGGTGAGGTCCACGCGATCATGGGCCCGAACGGGGCCGGCAAGTCGACCCTGTCCTACTTGCTGACAGGCCGCGACGGCTATGAGGTCACCGAAGGTTCGGCGACCCTTAACGGCGAGGACCTGCTGGCGCTCGAGCCCAACGAGCGGGCCGCCAAGGGCCTATTCCTGTCGTTCCAGTATCCGCTTGAAATCCCGGGCGTTCCGGCCCTGACCTTCATCCGCACCGCCCTCAACGCCCAGCGCCGCGCGCGGGGCGAGGACGAGATCGCCGCCCCGGCCTTCCTGAAGCTGGCTAAGGAGAAGGCCGCGTCTCTGAAGATCGACTTCGAGATGCTCAAGCGCGGCCTGAACGTCGGCTTCTCGGGCGGCGAGAAGAAGCGGATGGAAATCCTTCAAATGGCGATGCTTTCGCCGAAATTCCTGATCCTCGATGAGACCGACAGCGGCCTCGACATCGACGCCCTGAAGATCGTCTCCGAAGGCGTCAACGCCCTGCGCAGCCCCGAGCGCGGCATGCTGGTCATCACCCACTATCAGCGCCTGCTGGATCACATCAAACCCGACAAGGTCCACGTGCTGGCCGCCGGCCGCATCGTCGCCTCGGGCGGTCCGGAACTGGCCCTGCAGCTGGAAGCCGAGGGCTATGACCGCATCGTGGGGGCGGCGGCGTGA
- the sufB gene encoding Fe-S cluster assembly protein SufB, whose product MAAVKETVETVAALEKYEHGFTTDIDQEFAPKGLSEDIVRFISAKKDEPEWMLEWRLEAYRRWLAMDEPDWAKVSYPPIDYQDTYYYAAPKTKEGPKSLDEVDPELLAVYEKLGIPLKEQAVLAGVEGAPRYAVDAVFDSVSVVTTFKKELAQAGVIFCSMSEAVREHPELVRQYLGSVVPTSDNYFACLNSAVFSDGSFVYVPPGVRCPMELSTYFRINAKDSGQFERTLIIADKGAYVSYLEGCTAPMRDENQLHAAVVELVLLDDAEIKYSTVQNWYPGDPETGKGGIYNFVTKRADCRGDRSKVSWTQVETGSAITWKYPSCVLRGEGSSGEFYSIAVTNGHQQADTGTKMIHLGANTRSRIVAKGISAGKSTSTYRGLVSAHPKAKGARNFTQCDSLLIGKDCAAHTVPYIEARNGQSVFEHEATTTRLSDDQLFYCQQRGLSQEEAVALLVNGFVKDVLQQLPMEFAVEAQKLVAISLEGSVG is encoded by the coding sequence ATGGCCGCGGTCAAAGAGACTGTCGAAACCGTCGCCGCGCTCGAGAAGTACGAGCACGGCTTTACCACCGATATCGATCAGGAGTTCGCCCCTAAAGGCCTCTCCGAGGACATCGTGCGCTTCATCTCGGCCAAGAAGGACGAGCCTGAGTGGATGCTGGAGTGGCGGCTTGAAGCCTATCGCCGCTGGCTGGCGATGGACGAGCCCGACTGGGCCAAGGTCAGCTATCCGCCGATCGACTACCAGGACACCTACTACTACGCCGCCCCGAAGACCAAGGAAGGCCCCAAGAGCCTGGACGAGGTCGATCCGGAGCTGCTGGCCGTCTACGAAAAGCTCGGCATCCCGTTGAAGGAGCAGGCGGTTCTGGCCGGCGTGGAAGGCGCGCCGCGCTACGCCGTCGACGCCGTGTTCGACAGCGTCAGCGTCGTGACCACCTTCAAGAAGGAGCTGGCCCAGGCCGGCGTCATCTTCTGCTCGATGAGCGAAGCGGTCCGCGAACATCCGGAGCTGGTGCGCCAGTACCTGGGCAGCGTGGTGCCGACCTCGGACAACTATTTCGCCTGTCTGAACAGCGCGGTCTTCTCGGACGGCAGTTTCGTCTACGTCCCGCCGGGCGTGCGCTGCCCCATGGAGCTGTCGACCTATTTCCGGATCAACGCCAAGGATTCCGGCCAGTTCGAGCGCACTTTGATCATCGCCGACAAGGGCGCCTACGTCTCGTATCTGGAGGGCTGCACGGCCCCGATGCGCGACGAGAACCAGCTGCACGCGGCCGTGGTCGAGCTCGTCCTGCTGGACGACGCCGAGATCAAATATTCGACCGTTCAGAACTGGTACCCGGGCGATCCCGAGACCGGCAAGGGCGGCATCTACAACTTCGTGACCAAGCGCGCCGACTGCCGCGGCGATCGTAGCAAGGTCTCGTGGACCCAGGTCGAGACCGGCTCGGCCATCACCTGGAAGTACCCGTCCTGCGTGCTGCGCGGCGAGGGGAGCTCGGGCGAGTTCTATTCGATCGCGGTCACCAACGGTCACCAGCAGGCCGACACCGGCACCAAGATGATCCACCTGGGCGCCAACACCCGCTCGCGGATCGTCGCCAAGGGCATCAGCGCCGGTAAGTCGACCTCGACCTATCGGGGCCTTGTTTCGGCTCACCCCAAGGCCAAGGGCGCGCGCAACTTCACCCAGTGCGACAGCTTGCTGATCGGCAAGGACTGCGCAGCCCACACCGTGCCCTATATCGAGGCCCGCAACGGCCAGTCGGTGTTCGAGCACGAGGCCACCACCACCCGGCTGTCGGACGACCAGCTGTTCTACTGCCAGCAGCGCGGCCTCAGCCAAGAAGAAGCCGTGGCCCTGCTGGTCAACGGCTTCGTCAAGGACGTGCTGCAGCAACTGCCCATGGAATTCGCCGTCGAGGCCCAGAAGCTGGTGGCGATCAGCCTGGAGGGCAGTGTGGGATGA
- a CDS encoding cysteine desulfurase family protein yields the protein MNASRPSIYLDYNATAPVRPEARDALLRALETPANPSSVHAAGRAARDVVERARAEVGALVGVPAGSVTFVSGGTEANALAIESAKAAGVERIILSAIEHDAVTETAKVSGLPVEALPVDNHGVADLGWLAQALEKPGKTLVCLMLANNETGVIQPVDKASALVRAHDGWLHVDAVQAAGKIAIDFSGLGADTMALSAHKLGGPQGVGALVAGTRATVTRRLHGGGQERGRRAGTENVAGIAAFGAAAKVGRETLASMAEQAQWRDALAQRLKAEGAIVLGEGADRLPQTLCFAGEGFGSEVQVMTMDLAGVMVSAGSACSSGKVKASRVVEAMGRADLAPFALRVSGGWASTEQDWIKCGDAWLAAWKRIGARRREVA from the coding sequence GTGAACGCCTCCCGACCTTCCATCTATCTCGACTACAACGCCACGGCGCCGGTGCGGCCGGAAGCGCGCGACGCGCTGCTGCGCGCGCTCGAGACCCCGGCCAACCCCTCGTCGGTCCACGCGGCCGGCCGCGCGGCGCGTGACGTCGTCGAGCGCGCCCGCGCCGAGGTCGGCGCCCTGGTCGGCGTGCCGGCCGGCTCGGTGACCTTCGTCAGCGGCGGCACCGAGGCCAACGCCCTGGCCATCGAGAGCGCCAAGGCCGCAGGCGTCGAACGCATCATCCTCTCCGCGATCGAGCACGACGCCGTCACCGAAACCGCGAAGGTCTCCGGCCTGCCGGTCGAGGCCCTGCCTGTGGATAACCACGGCGTCGCCGATCTCGGCTGGCTGGCGCAAGCGCTTGAAAAGCCGGGCAAGACCCTGGTCTGCCTGATGCTGGCCAACAACGAGACAGGCGTCATCCAGCCTGTGGATAAGGCGTCCGCCCTGGTGCGCGCCCACGACGGCTGGCTGCATGTCGACGCGGTCCAGGCCGCCGGCAAGATCGCCATCGATTTCTCCGGCCTCGGCGCCGACACCATGGCGCTGTCGGCGCACAAGCTGGGCGGGCCGCAGGGCGTCGGCGCCCTGGTCGCCGGAACCCGCGCGACCGTGACCCGTCGCCTGCACGGCGGCGGTCAGGAGCGCGGCCGCCGGGCCGGCACTGAGAACGTCGCCGGGATCGCCGCGTTCGGCGCGGCGGCCAAGGTGGGGCGTGAGACGCTTGCCTCCATGGCCGAACAGGCCCAATGGCGCGACGCCTTGGCGCAGCGGCTGAAAGCCGAGGGCGCGATCGTGCTGGGCGAGGGCGCTGATCGTCTTCCTCAGACGTTGTGCTTTGCAGGCGAGGGCTTCGGCTCCGAGGTCCAGGTCATGACCATGGACCTGGCCGGGGTCATGGTCAGCGCCGGCAGCGCCTGTTCGTCAGGCAAGGTTAAGGCCAGCCGCGTGGTGGAAGCCATGGGCCGCGCTGATCTCGCTCCGTTCGCCCTGCGTGTCAGTGGCGGCTGGGCGAGCACGGAACAAGATTGGATCAAGTGTGGCGACGCCTGGCTCGCCGCCTGGAAGCGTATCGGCGCCCGGCGCCGGGAGGTGGCTTAA
- a CDS encoding Rrf2 family transcriptional regulator: MRLSTKGRYAVMAMTDLAKRQDESDGRAVALAEIAARQQISLSYLEQLFARLRRKGLVISARGPGGGYRLAKASDETFIADIVLAVDEPLRATRCNFTKGQAKGCMAGGERCMTHNLWEEMGRQIHGYLASVSVADVLAGELRPQGSLMGRPMEIAAE; the protein is encoded by the coding sequence ATGCGCCTGAGCACCAAAGGCCGATACGCCGTGATGGCGATGACCGACCTGGCCAAGCGCCAGGACGAGAGCGATGGCCGCGCCGTGGCGCTGGCCGAGATCGCCGCGCGCCAGCAGATCTCGCTTTCCTATCTCGAACAGCTTTTCGCGCGCCTGCGCCGCAAGGGTCTGGTGATCAGCGCCCGGGGTCCTGGCGGCGGCTATCGCCTGGCCAAGGCCTCGGATGAGACCTTCATCGCCGACATCGTCCTGGCGGTGGACGAGCCGCTGCGCGCCACCCGCTGCAACTTCACCAAGGGTCAGGCCAAGGGCTGCATGGCCGGCGGCGAGCGTTGCATGACCCATAATCTCTGGGAAGAGATGGGGCGCCAGATCCACGGCTACCTGGCCTCGGTCTCGGTCGCCGACGTGCTGGCGGGCGAACTGCGCCCCCAAGGAAGCTTGATGGGCCGTCCGATGGAGATCGCGGCCGAGTGA
- a CDS encoding alpha/beta hydrolase, with product MPDVILTGASGRIEGRYSPGKTETAPIALILHPHPKAGGHMNHPVSVQLYHLFMKRGFATLRFNFRGVGRSQGEFDAGIGELADAATALDWLQTSNPTASQTWVAGFDFGAYIGMQLLMRRPETDGFISVSPPTNMYDFSFLAPCPASGLFLTGSADTITPPVEVERVVTKLRTQKGITIDYEVIDKATHFWAEHLPSVEKSVSDYLDKRLAENPI from the coding sequence ATGCCTGATGTGATTTTGACCGGCGCGTCCGGCCGGATCGAGGGTCGCTATTCTCCGGGCAAGACCGAGACAGCGCCGATCGCCCTGATCCTGCACCCGCACCCCAAGGCCGGCGGTCACATGAACCACCCGGTCTCGGTGCAACTGTATCACCTGTTCATGAAGCGTGGTTTCGCGACCTTGCGCTTCAATTTCCGCGGCGTGGGCCGCAGCCAGGGCGAGTTTGACGCCGGCATCGGCGAGCTGGCCGACGCGGCCACGGCGCTGGACTGGCTGCAGACCAGCAACCCGACCGCCAGCCAGACCTGGGTCGCCGGTTTCGACTTCGGCGCCTATATCGGCATGCAGCTCCTGATGCGCCGCCCGGAAACGGACGGCTTCATTTCGGTGTCGCCGCCGACCAACATGTACGACTTCAGCTTCCTGGCCCCGTGCCCGGCGTCAGGCCTGTTCCTGACGGGTTCGGCCGACACCATCACCCCGCCGGTCGAGGTGGAGCGCGTGGTGACCAAGCTGCGCACCCAGAAGGGCATCACGATCGACTACGAAGTCATCGACAAGGCCACCCACTTCTGGGCCGAACACCTGCCCAGCGTCGAGAAGAGCGTCAGCGACTATCTCGACAAGCGCCTGGCGGAAAATCCGATCTAG
- a CDS encoding anhydro-N-acetylmuramic acid kinase, with protein sequence MKILGFMTGTSLDAVDMAVLETDGVDIHAFGPAGERKLREATRDLLLESTDIARAWPRGEPEPAIFDDARRAVADEHFHAAESFLDEHGLSWSDFDLLGVHGQTVLHERPTAQRVGRTVQLLDADRLARLCGRPVAFDFRTADVAAGGEGAPLAPIYHAARARASGLAAPVAALNVGGVANITLIGADGDLLAFDTGPGNGMIDLMLQARGLGRFDEDGRLALAGRVDEAMLAALLDSPYFDAPAPKSLDRYDFSLTPVDHLSAEDAAATLVAFTAEAVFKAFAQTGEAPSALIVCGGGRHNPAIMQTLSTRAPVPVKSAEAYGWRGDSIEAEAFAYLAARTAKGLPISFPGTTGVKAPMTGGRIVQP encoded by the coding sequence ATGAAGATCCTAGGATTCATGACCGGCACCTCGTTGGATGCGGTCGACATGGCGGTGCTGGAAACGGACGGCGTCGACATTCACGCCTTTGGTCCGGCGGGCGAGCGCAAGTTGCGGGAGGCCACCCGCGACCTGCTGCTTGAGAGCACCGACATCGCCCGCGCCTGGCCGCGGGGTGAGCCTGAGCCGGCGATCTTCGACGACGCCCGGCGCGCCGTGGCCGACGAGCACTTCCATGCCGCCGAGAGCTTTCTGGATGAGCACGGTCTGAGCTGGAGCGACTTCGACCTGCTGGGCGTGCATGGCCAGACCGTCCTTCACGAGCGCCCGACGGCGCAGCGGGTGGGGCGCACGGTGCAACTGCTCGACGCCGATCGCCTGGCGCGCCTCTGCGGGCGTCCGGTGGCGTTTGACTTCCGCACCGCCGATGTCGCCGCCGGCGGCGAGGGCGCGCCGCTGGCGCCGATCTACCACGCCGCCCGCGCCCGAGCCTCGGGTTTGGCCGCCCCGGTGGCGGCGCTGAACGTCGGCGGCGTGGCCAACATCACCCTGATCGGCGCGGACGGCGACTTGCTGGCCTTCGACACCGGCCCCGGCAACGGCATGATCGATCTGATGCTGCAGGCGAGGGGGCTTGGCCGTTTCGACGAGGACGGCCGTCTGGCCTTGGCCGGCCGCGTGGATGAGGCCATGCTGGCGGCGCTGCTCGACAGTCCTTACTTCGACGCTCCGGCGCCCAAGTCGCTGGATCGCTATGACTTCTCGTTGACCCCGGTCGATCATCTCTCCGCTGAGGATGCGGCGGCGACCCTGGTGGCCTTCACCGCCGAGGCGGTGTTCAAGGCCTTCGCCCAGACCGGCGAGGCGCCCAGCGCCCTGATCGTCTGCGGCGGCGGGCGACATAATCCGGCGATCATGCAGACCCTGTCCACGCGCGCGCCCGTACCGGTCAAGAGCGCCGAGGCCTATGGCTGGCGCGGCGACAGCATCGAGGCCGAGGCCTTCGCCTATCTGGCCGCCCGCACGGCCAAGGGCCTGCCGATCAGCTTCCCGGGGACCACGGGCGTGAAAGCGCCTATGACGGGTGGACGGATCGTTCAGCCCTGA
- the tyrS gene encoding tyrosine--tRNA ligase, translating into MNPSHTGQAVLDGPPRQIESRSMSAASSFKSEFLRTLEARGYIHQITHPEELDTAASAGIVTAYIGFDATAPSLHVGSLIQIMLLRRLQQAGHKPIVLMGGGTTKVGDPTGKDESRKLLSDADIQANIAGIKTVFSKFLTFGDGPTDAIMVDNDVWLSKFGYVQFLREYGVHFTVNRMLAFDSVKLRLEREQPMTFLEFNYMLMQAVDFLELNRAHGCVLQMGGSDQWGNILNGVELTRRVDQKSAFGLTTPLLATASGAKMGKTAAGAVWLNAEQLSPYDYWQFWRNTEDADVGRFLKLFTDLPLDRIAELEALEGAQINEAKKVLADEATRMAHGEEEARKARDAAEKAFEQGALSADLPTYELQAEFLKEGIILAALAGDAFSQSRGEIRRLAQGGGLRVNDTAIGDANVRITEADLVDGVIKLSAGKKKIVLVKPV; encoded by the coding sequence ATGAACCCCTCACACACCGGCCAAGCCGTGCTAGACGGCCCGCCACGTCAAATAGAGAGTCGATCCATGTCCGCCGCCTCGTCGTTCAAGTCAGAGTTCCTGCGAACCCTGGAGGCGCGCGGCTACATCCACCAGATCACCCATCCGGAGGAGCTGGACACGGCCGCCTCGGCCGGGATCGTCACCGCCTACATTGGTTTCGACGCCACGGCGCCGTCTCTGCACGTCGGCAGCCTGATCCAGATCATGCTGCTGCGCCGCCTGCAGCAGGCCGGCCACAAGCCGATCGTCCTGATGGGCGGCGGCACGACCAAGGTCGGCGATCCCACGGGCAAGGACGAAAGCCGCAAGCTGCTGAGCGACGCCGACATCCAGGCCAATATCGCGGGCATCAAGACGGTGTTCTCGAAGTTCCTGACCTTCGGCGACGGGCCCACCGACGCGATCATGGTCGACAACGATGTCTGGCTGTCGAAGTTCGGCTACGTCCAGTTCCTGCGCGAGTACGGCGTGCACTTTACGGTCAACCGGATGCTGGCGTTTGACTCGGTCAAGCTGCGCCTGGAGCGCGAGCAGCCGATGACGTTCCTCGAGTTCAACTACATGCTGATGCAGGCGGTGGACTTCCTGGAGCTGAACCGCGCCCACGGCTGCGTGCTGCAGATGGGCGGTTCGGACCAGTGGGGCAATATCCTCAACGGCGTCGAGCTGACCCGCCGCGTCGACCAGAAGAGCGCCTTTGGCCTGACGACGCCACTCCTGGCCACCGCCTCGGGCGCCAAGATGGGCAAGACGGCCGCCGGCGCGGTGTGGCTGAACGCCGAACAGCTGAGCCCCTACGACTACTGGCAGTTCTGGCGGAACACCGAGGACGCCGACGTCGGTCGCTTCCTGAAGCTGTTCACCGACCTGCCGCTGGATCGCATCGCCGAACTGGAGGCCCTGGAGGGCGCCCAGATCAACGAGGCCAAGAAGGTGCTGGCCGACGAGGCCACGCGCATGGCCCATGGCGAGGAGGAAGCCCGCAAGGCGCGCGACGCTGCAGAAAAGGCGTTCGAGCAAGGCGCGCTGTCGGCTGACCTGCCGACCTATGAACTTCAGGCAGAATTCCTGAAAGAGGGGATTATTCTTGCCGCTTTAGCTGGCGACGCCTTCAGTCAGTCGCGAGGCGAGATACGGCGCCTGGCGCAGGGTGGCGGCTTGCGGGTCAACGACACGGCGATTGGCGATGCGAACGTGAGGATCACCGAGGCCGATCTGGTTGATGGTGTCATCAAGCTTTCGGCGGGCAAGAAGAAGATCGTGTTGGTGAAGCCTGTTTAG
- a CDS encoding peroxiredoxin, whose amino-acid sequence MLQPGDKAPDFDLPTDTGRVSLAALKGKNVVLYFYPKDDTAGCTSEALQFSSEVEEFQKLGAVIIGVSKDSAASHAKFRLKHDLTIELAADTLGDVVEAYGAWVEKSMYGRKYMGIDRSTFLIDREGVIREIWRKVKVPGHIKAVMNAAKAIK is encoded by the coding sequence ATGCTGCAGCCCGGCGACAAGGCTCCCGATTTCGACCTGCCGACCGACACTGGTCGCGTCAGCCTGGCGGCCCTCAAGGGCAAGAACGTTGTCCTGTACTTCTATCCCAAGGACGACACCGCCGGCTGCACCTCCGAGGCGCTGCAGTTCTCGTCGGAAGTCGAGGAATTCCAGAAGCTGGGCGCGGTGATCATCGGCGTGTCCAAGGACAGCGCCGCGTCGCACGCCAAGTTCCGCCTCAAACATGATCTGACCATCGAACTGGCCGCCGACACGCTGGGCGATGTCGTCGAGGCTTACGGCGCGTGGGTCGAAAAGAGCATGTACGGCCGCAAGTACATGGGCATTGATCGCTCGACCTTCCTGATCGACCGCGAGGGCGTCATCCGCGAGATCTGGCGCAAAGTGAAAGTGCCCGGCCACATCAAGGCGGTCATGAACGCCGCCAAGGCGATCAAATAG
- a CDS encoding peptidoglycan DD-metalloendopeptidase family protein, whose amino-acid sequence MAIKRFKRLRQSLEALFPERHIYIRSGGEMRGYVFSTNKQLLGAAGVAVSALWMGVCTAAMMVNALAVSSTDQQVIKQKAYYERLNADRQARLNSAVAQLSATNGSLEDLAASVEKRHAALALLVSDFKGVPGAAEALTVAKPRLLAASPVQRVQATRMDQERLIDAAESFAKSRAERLRLAMRMAGLDAGNYTGRGVSLGGPLIEAKDPRALAAVLDVDEEFATRIQRAANDMSDMRSLGAAAKKLPFYRPTSNPALSSSYGVRFDPFTRRPAFHSGLDFPGGYHTPIMATAPGVVSFTGVRSGYGKTVEIDHGGGFKTRYAHLAAISVRVGERVAIGSRVGGMGSTGRSTGPHLHYEVWVNGKAQNPNRFLKAGEYVQQAS is encoded by the coding sequence ATGGCGATCAAACGCTTCAAGCGACTGCGGCAATCTCTGGAAGCCCTTTTTCCCGAACGGCACATCTACATCCGCTCCGGCGGCGAGATGCGCGGCTATGTTTTCTCCACCAACAAGCAGCTGTTGGGCGCCGCCGGCGTCGCCGTCAGCGCGCTCTGGATGGGCGTTTGCACCGCGGCCATGATGGTCAACGCCCTGGCGGTCAGCTCGACCGACCAGCAGGTCATCAAGCAAAAAGCCTACTATGAGCGGCTGAACGCCGACCGTCAGGCCCGCCTGAACAGCGCTGTGGCGCAGCTCTCGGCCACCAATGGCTCTCTGGAAGATCTGGCCGCTTCGGTCGAAAAGCGCCACGCCGCCCTCGCCCTCCTAGTTTCTGATTTCAAGGGCGTCCCCGGCGCCGCCGAGGCCCTGACCGTCGCCAAGCCTCGCTTGCTCGCCGCCAGCCCAGTGCAGCGGGTCCAGGCCACCCGGATGGACCAGGAGCGCCTGATCGACGCCGCCGAAAGCTTCGCCAAGAGCCGCGCCGAGCGTCTGCGGCTGGCCATGCGGATGGCGGGCCTGGATGCTGGCAACTATACCGGCCGCGGCGTCTCGCTGGGCGGCCCGCTGATCGAGGCCAAGGACCCTCGCGCCCTCGCCGCCGTCCTGGATGTTGACGAGGAGTTCGCCACCCGCATCCAGCGCGCCGCCAACGACATGTCGGACATGCGATCGCTGGGCGCGGCGGCCAAGAAGCTGCCCTTCTATCGCCCGACCAGCAATCCGGCGCTGTCGTCCAGCTATGGCGTCCGGTTCGACCCGTTCACGCGCCGGCCGGCCTTCCATTCCGGCCTGGACTTCCCGGGCGGCTATCACACGCCGATCATGGCCACCGCTCCGGGCGTGGTCTCGTTCACCGGCGTGCGGTCGGGTTACGGCAAGACGGTCGAGATCGACCACGGCGGCGGCTTCAAAACGCGCTACGCGCACCTCGCCGCCATTAGCGTCCGCGTCGGTGAGCGTGTGGCGATCGGCTCACGGGTCGGCGGCATGGGTTCGACCGGCCGCTCGACTGGTCCGCACCTGCACTACGAAGTCTGGGTCAACGGCAAGGCCCAGAACCCCAATCGCTTCTTGAAGGCTGGTGAGTATGTTCAGCAAGCAAGCTAA
- a CDS encoding bactofilin family protein: MFSKQAKSNNKAPARIEPLPTPMAAAPSEPARRAPPKVASLLSADLTIEGGVTGEGELQIDGVVKGDVRVGRLTVGETGHVEGSVYAEAVEVRGRVVGAITSKQVRLYGTSYVDGDITHEQLAMETGAFFQGRSLKFQRPAPAPSQPAPHPEHLAIAKSAG; encoded by the coding sequence ATGTTCAGCAAGCAAGCTAAATCGAACAACAAGGCCCCGGCCCGCATCGAGCCGCTGCCCACGCCCATGGCCGCCGCGCCGTCCGAGCCGGCGCGTCGCGCGCCGCCGAAGGTCGCCTCGCTGCTGTCGGCCGACCTGACCATCGAGGGTGGTGTCACCGGCGAGGGCGAGCTGCAGATCGACGGCGTGGTCAAGGGCGACGTCCGTGTCGGCCGCCTGACCGTCGGCGAAACGGGCCATGTCGAGGGCTCTGTCTACGCCGAGGCCGTCGAGGTGCGCGGCCGCGTGGTTGGCGCGATCACGTCCAAGCAGGTTCGTCTCTACGGCACCTCGTACGTCGATGGCGACATCACGCATGAGCAACTGGCGATGGAAACCGGCGCCTTCTTCCAGGGCCGCAGCCTGAAGTTCCAGCGCCCCGCCCCCGCGCCGTCGCAGCCCGCGCCGCATCCCGAGCATCTGGCGATCGCCAAGAGCGCCGGCTAA